GCAGGGGTGACTGAAATTAGCGTTTAGCGCCACCCGAGTGCCGTCGCGTGGTGCATTAGGCTACGCGGGGAACTATCAGCTCGCGTTAATTCTTACCGTGATATTTCTTAACGTGCTAAATCTTACCGTGTTCATTCTCGCTTACTCACGTTCTGCGAACGAGACCTGCAGCGCTTTTAGAGCGAAAGCATTACTGGCcgtgaacttgcgatttcgctgtCATGACGTCATGTGCTCCCAGGaggccgccgccgtttggtatgacgtcacgccGCGTTCCTCATCGTtgcgctcgcttcgccagctgcgtcgcatgtctgataacatgtcggaggattgaaaaggagagctcgcgtgcgccgcaaccacagttgaggcggcagtatggacggcgacagtACTAATAAGCAGgtggaggcctggaatcgacatcggaacgagatgaggCGCGCTGTTCGCCCatgaaacagacgaacagcgcgccgaacgactggctaaacgccgcaacatagctagacaaccagactaacctggacttgcaatcaagattaaccaaggctatatgctatgccttagcttttgaTACGTATATCCTGGAATAGCCGAGCTAAGTCAATGCCAATTCTTTTTCTTGGTGCTTCTTCGTCTATCCGAGGAGTATCATGTTTTGTAAAACTGCGCCTGCAAAAGTTCGTTATAACGTGCGCCTACTGCGTTTCCTTTGGAACTAACCGCGATTTATCGAGGGTCTAACAGCATGGTGGTACCGATGGTAAATGGAGCGCTTTCTCGCATTCTTacctcgtgacagctagcgttttGAGACGTTTTGAGACGTTTTgagaatggatgttatgagcgtcccctttgtaacggggcggtgggttgcgccaccaagctcttgctattatactgcctaatgtcctacctaggttaaacaataaaaaagaataaaaaaccaCCATGAACTCCCACAATcaaattttctgattccctattgcgaactgtgcttttgtacgtctacgtttttttgtcgtttccctacttttattccacgcTGTCGCTGATACGCTGCATCCCCTAGTTGCAGACGCAGACGCTGCACGGGGCTCTGAACCGGCGCTCGAAATACCGGTTGGCTCCCGCGTACGGGTAAGGCCATTGTTAAGGCACGATGGTAAAAGCAGCGCCACCCGTAACACATAGTACAACACAGTGCCACACATAACTTTTCAAAGCATATGCTAAACGCTTTATTGGATAGCCACCGGGGTTGGTTCAAATTTGTTGGAAAAGGTTCCAAAGTAAGTACTTACTGCGCGGAGTACAGTTTCAAAACGAATATTCATGACAAATGTAATACGACACAAACCAGAAGCTGTTTGCTTATGCACGCGGTGTTGAGAGGCTTGGAACCTTTCGGGGGCGCTAGCGGCGTTCCATGTCGGAGGAGGATTAGAGAAGGAAGGGAGCCGGAGAGGGAGAATGGCGCTACCTTGAAATTTACGTAGGAACCTTACGCTATGTTGTGGCCGGAGCTTGCACTGAATTCCTAGACTTTATGCCGACGTGCCGAAGGACGTGAACGAGACGGAAAAAGGACGGACGAAGTAATACTCATTCTGTTCTGGCCGTCATCGACGCACTGAAGGCTTCCTTTAAAGGGCGATTGTCTGTATATATTGAATGCAACATATATTGCACCATATACGGCTCGGCTGCACGACATGACGTCATATGTACCTTAGTGCTCTGTGTGGTGTGGGCACGTAGACGTTTGCCGCGGTAAAAGCAAATGCTGCATAGTAAGCCGACGCAACGCGCGAAACACCCAGTGACTCAGAAGCACCTATGGCGTCATGCGCTCTTTCAGCAGAAGCTCTCTTTTTGACAGATATGTTCCATGCCGTCTCTTAGACCTGACAGCATGACGACACTGCGTCCTGTtgccttttttctttaaattttaaaAAGGTTTTTCCGCCTTTCGCTTTCTCGCCGAACAGCTCTCACGCAGGATAGCATTCCCATAGTTACTACCCTTACAGCTGTCCTGGCTGCAGACCTTGTTTTCTACAGAATTACACAGTGAAAGAACAAATGGCATCTAAACATTCTCATTGCAGCAAATTCAAGTCACCAAGAGCAGAATTCTTTTAACAAAGCAAACCTTTCCATGTCTATATTCGTAGGGTTTGGGGTGACACTGTCTACAGGATCGGGCGTGCCGACCCTGCAGAGTGTCACagcaaagtgggccgatcccggaggcgacagcggggcgtggcatttCCCGGCGCGCCCGACGTTTGCGCTCAAGCGTGATTAAGAGCGGCTGAGAAAGAGAAAATATGGGGGATCTTGCTCCTTAAATATCTGTCTTTTCCTAGGTACTACGGGGACAGCTTTCCGTGCTCGTTTTGCAcacgtttgtccctaggcgtgccggcgttGCGGAGTGGGGTCGTGCTTGTtttttacgctccgacgctggctgccggcgcggtgaagcagtgggcacgcacgccccatttggtgatcgctgtctaAAGCTACGTCGGACGTAGGCGACTCCCAGAAGCTAAAGGTAAATCTACAAGGCACAGCGCCTTAgaaaccgcggttgaacgcgatTGGCTGAAACGCCGCAGGCGACGCCTTGAAGTCGCGCGGTGAAGATTATTGCCTTTGCGTCTCGCGCACGTTAGGtaaggttagcgtaaaaggcgttaggatGGCGCGGCGTACTCTCTCAGCGGTTGCTAAGGCGTTAATTGAGCGCCACAGACGGCCTTTTAGCCAGTCACGTTCAACCGCAGTTGCTAGCACGCTGTAACTTCTAGATTTTCATTATATGTGGCCCGGCCTctacggtccctactgctcccccgGGAAAATCGAGGATGATATTTTGAAAGTAGAGCGCCGTAGGGCGCGAGAAGGGCACCATCCGGCACTACTGATTCAGCatgagcgccgcaggtgcgagagagCCTGTCCGACAcaacgatcaccaaatggggcgtcagtgcccgcttgCTTCACCTGTTTcgccgcgccggcagccagcgtccgagcgaaactggagaattttagtgcgtctggtattccggcaagcgcgggagGTTTGCCAgttgagcgggggcgtaaacgtgaacgGCCATATTGGTGGcaccagctggtggcgcaaagctcaacgacacaaacacaaagctaactactatattctgcttagctgctagTGCAAATTTACGAAAGCGgtgtaattgtgttcacaattacgccactgccgaaatttgcaccagcagcgaagcggaataaagtaggttactgcaattttagctctgtgtttatctgattgagctctacaacaccaggcagCTGCAATGCTCTGGCCTCTcatgtttacgcccccgaccatccggtaatccgcccaaactgcctcggtttgccggaatagcggacacgctaaaagtcttgATCGACCCTACTCTGTAATGCCGGCACACCTAGGGACAAACACAACTTCTCCGtaatgcctaggcagagtcagatatccaaggagcaaaagtccccagattTTTTCTCTCGCGCCCAATCTTACTCACGCAGGCGCAGAAACGTCCGGTGCATCCGGAACTGCCACGCCTCGCTGTACTTATAGAAATTGCAGAGTCGCATCCCAGAGACAGTGTGTAATGGGGTCACGTGGTGAGGGTCTCCTCGTCTTGCTTGCAGGCTTGTAATCGCTATTGCACAGAGCGCTGTGCAGAACATAATTGCATGGTATTTGATTCACTGCCTCACGAATGCTTAATTCATTTCACATATCAATTCCAGCTTATGTGGGttagatctgcataattttcccCTGCAAAATATGCGAAAAATGTCTTGAAAGTACAGCCACACAGACGCATGTCCATGGCAAGCGAGAGTAACAACCCTACCACACATTCACTCGAGCAAACTAGCGTTTTGAGACTCTTGGGCATGCACATGTCACATCGCATGGCAACAATTTACTTATAAAAGAGAGCGACAGCATCCGCCATCCCTTCCTGTGGTAGCTAGCGTTTTGATACGCTATGTGACACCGCTCaaaccttcgggatcggctcaggTTGGCGGTAGAAAGAACGTGCCTGGCACTGCGTTTTATGCAACACCAGCTACACACGAGAAAAATGATACAAATGTTCATGAAGAAGTTCATGCACAGTCGCACATCTAGCTGTCATACCTGCGCTGGACTGCGACATGCAGTCGTGAAAAAGCTGCACAAGATGATGCTTCAACTAtataaggggaaaaaaaaaagaacaggtacGATCACAGTAGGATACAAAACAGTATGAGCTTTGCTTTGACAGTTTGCTTCTATAGTTAATACACAATTATTTTACTTGTTGTTTCTGATTCATCCAAATTTCTCAAAGAATAGTATGCACCATTTCACTCAGTAAGGCTCCTCGGACACCAGAAACACCAGTCTCATCACACGCGTTGTAAGGTTAAACAAAACACGAATGGCGACACCACTATGGCGGTCCCACACTATCTGCTCGCGACATCTCGTACATGGACAGCGCCTGCATGCACAGCACTAATTAACATTTTGGCACTAAACAAAGTGGTTCATTGCATGAAAAAGACAAGACTAAACCTTGAGAACTTCCTCAGCACAGAAACAGCCCAACCATGTGGAAACATATTCAAGTAAGTGATGTACCAGTGACGCAGTTCGTGTGCGAAATTCAATAGGGGAAAACTAAGCCTTCATTTTCTCAGCTAGTAACACTTTTAGGGCCAAGTAAATCAGAACAAACGCTCAAAAATACTTTCCAATTACGAATTGATTTATTGTTATTCTTTAGCGTCCTTTGAACTTCATGTTTTATCTTAGTGTTagtttatcttaaatcttctttCGGAGTTCCACATGTGCCACTGCGGTATGGCGACTGGTGTGCATCCATCTGCAGGGAGGCTCGGCCGATCCATTCGCCCCCGAGTGCAAGATCCCGCTACCGGTTCCGTACTCCCCGTACGACTACTGGCTTGAGCCCACCTTCATCCGGCGCCGGAATGAGCGGGAGCGACAGAGGGTAAGAACGTGATGAGGCTCTCGGATAGGAAGGACAGCTAGGTCATGTACGCCCAGTCGCCACGGCTGCTGTTCTGGACTACTGGTGTTAAGTGCATGGATGACAACACCCGGTTTATAATGAACTGGATAGACTAATCAAACCATATTTAAACGAATTGCCTCATGCGCTAAAAATAATTCAACAGAAGTGATTCCTATATGAGAACCGGGGAAATACGGTGAAGGCAGGAGATGGGAATTCAAGACAAACGAGAACGAGGTGAAAGCCGGAGctaacatttcgacaagtggactttgcTTTTtcaagtggacttttctttttaaaggccttgaagaagacaagtccacttgttggaatgttggctccggc
The nucleotide sequence above comes from Dermacentor andersoni chromosome 10, qqDerAnde1_hic_scaffold, whole genome shotgun sequence. Encoded proteins:
- the LOC126543655 gene encoding uncharacterized protein isoform X3, with amino-acid sequence MWPGLYGPYCSPGKIEDDILKVERRRAREGHHPALLIQHERRRCERACPTQRSPNGASVPACFTCFAAPAASVRAKLENFSASGIPGGSADPFAPECKIPLPVPYSPYDYWLEPTFIRRRNERERQRRIYFQVRHVNDGFERLRSRLPLPPRDKDRRLSKVETLRYAISYIRHLQRLLGLLDDDEDEDGENNRCR